The DNA segment TTAACATTGACGCCAGGGAGATCTTTCGGATCACTTGGCCGCAAGGAATATACTAGTGAATAACTCATGTAAGACAAGAGATCAGCAGAGCTGTCTGGAGTTCTTTCTGACTGCGGGGTGTGACGGATACGTCGCAGCGGTCAAAAAGTCTTTTCTGGTAGCTGTCTGGTTTGTTTTTCTGACCTTTCCGATTATGGTCATCAAGGTCGATACCATCGACAAGACCGTGGTCTGGCGTTGGGAAAACATGGTATATGTGGCGCTTTCCGTCTTTTTCGGTTCATTCGTCTGGCGATGGTTGTTGGCTCGCAAGGAATTGAAGGAGGATAATTCCCAGAAAGAGTCACGCGTGGAGTCTGCGCTCAATCGACTTCAGGCCATGCCACTCCTCAAATTCTCCATCCTTATTCTCATAGCAGTCTTCGCTGCTGTTGCTCCAATCAAATTCAATCTTCTTGGACAGAAACTTCAATTCTTCGACTTGTATCAGACCAACATCATGATTTCATGTCTGGTCTATATAGTCCTTGGTCTGGGGTTGAATATTGTTGTCGGGTTGGCCGGTCTGCTTGATCTCGGATATGTCGCTTTCTACGCAGTTGGAGCATATGCATATGCTCTCTGCAATATGCATTGGGGAATTGGATTCTGGTACATGCTTCCCATAGGAGCGGTACTCGGCGCACTTTTGGGTGTTATTCTCGGTTTTCCCGTTTTGCGATTACGCGGCGATTATCTGGCTATTGTCACTTTGGGGTTCGGGGAAATAATCAGGCTCGTTCTGGAAAACTGGGGCGATGTGACTATGGGGCCATCCGGTATTTCCAGCATCGCGCGTCCCGGACTTTTTGGCGTCAAGCTCGGTGTTATTGGTTCTACCGTTTATATGTACTATATAATGGTCGGCTTGCTGATTTTTACTATTTTTTGTGTCAACCGATTGCAGAATTCTCGCATAGGCCGCGCCTGGCTTGCTCTGCGAGA comes from the Pseudodesulfovibrio piezophilus C1TLV30 genome and includes:
- a CDS encoding ABC transporter permease subunit, coding for MEFFLTAGCDGYVAAVKKSFLVAVWFVFLTFPIMVIKVDTIDKTVVWRWENMVYVALSVFFGSFVWRWLLARKELKEDNSQKESRVESALNRLQAMPLLKFSILILIAVFAAVAPIKFNLLGQKLQFFDLYQTNIMISCLVYIVLGLGLNIVVGLAGLLDLGYVAFYAVGAYAYALCNMHWGIGFWYMLPIGAVLGALLGVILGFPVLRLRGDYLAIVTLGFGEIIRLVLENWGDVTMGPSGISSIARPGLFGVKLGVIGSTVYMYYIMVGLLIFTIFCVNRLQNSRIGRAWLALREDEIACQAMGIDKVKTKLMAFALGATWAGMAGVVFAAKTTFINPASFTFWESAIILSIVVIGGMGSIRGVVAGAIILILVPEYLRDFAEFRMLLFGAIMVLVMVFRPQGLISAKRKIYEYKAINTAGTGNE